The genome window TGGGAGGAACCCACGGAAATGAGCTAACAGGAGTTTACCTGGTTAAGAAGTTTCAACAATTCCCAGATTTGCTGAAACGATCGACCTTTGAGACAGTTGCCTTATTAGCCAACCCCAAAGCGGTGGAGATGAATCGGCGTTATGTCGATCGAGATTTGAACCGTTGCTTTTGCCGCGCAGATTTGGCTAACCCAGACTTGACGGGTTACGAAGACACGCGCGCTAAGGAAATCTGCGCCCAACTAAGTCCTAAATACCATCATGGGGCTGATTTCATTATCGACCTCCACAGCACAACGTCCAACATGGGGCTGACAATTTTACCATCTAGCAAACATCCATTCAATTTGCAATTATTAGCCTATTTGAGCGACATCAATCCCTCAGTGCGAGCTTTTTTCCGAGAGGAGGATGGTGAGGATGCGCCAATGTTGCGATCGCTATCTGCTTTCGGTTGCACCATAGAAGTTGGGCCCATCGCCCAGGGAGTAGTCAACGCCCATCAGCTTCAGCAAACCGAAATGCTGATTCACGGCATTTTAAACTATGTCGATGCCACAAATCGGGACAATCCGCTGGCTATACCATCACATTTAACTGTATATCAGGCGATTTGCTCAGTAGACTATCCCAGAAATTCCGTAGGTGAAATACAAGCCACAATCCATCCACAAGTTCAATTCAAAGACTATGAACCATTACATCCCGGTGAACCGATGTTTCTCAACTTTACTGGAGAATCGATCGCATATCAAGGAGAATCTACAGTTTTTCCTGTATTCATTAACGAAGCCGCCTATTACGAAAAGCACATAGCGATGGTTTTGACGAAAAAACAACAGCTTCAGCTTGAAACTGTCTAAAATCCTGTCCCGTCAAATACCATAAAAAAAAGGTTTGTAGTGAGGACTTTAGTCCGCATCCATCCCAGGACTGAAGTTCCAATTATCGAATTAATCTTACCAAAGTGATTCGATCGGACACGACATAACTGCCCAATGATTCAAAATATGACTTTTATGACTTTCAAGTTATGACTTTTATGACATAAAAGTTATGACTTTATGAATTGACGGATTATCTTGCATCTGCAATAATGTTAATTAATTTAAAATTAACAACTATATTTTTGTCACAAACACAAGTAAATCTAAAATTATTAGGAGCAAATTTATGGAAAGCACAGGTATACTTGCAGGCGATCGCCAGCAGCACCTAACAGCAGCATTAACCACCTTTGGCGACGGGAGTCAACTTAATTTTTTCACGGCACCCAGTCAATTTAGTGGTAGCGTCCCCAGCAACGGCCCGGACGGCTCTCCTTTGACGGTTAGCCCGATCGCCCAACAACAAATAGCAGATTTTATAGCACCAGAAGCCAGCAACAACCTCAGTTTCTGGGCCCAGAATCAAGTCGCCAGCGGTACGCCTGCTACTCCCGAAAAACCCAATTCAGACACTCTCGCAGAGGGCACAGATCCGCTAACAGGAACCAGAACGGCCTCTCAGTTAAATTTATCATATCCAGATAACACCTTAGCAACTGCTCGAAATGTGGTAGGCGTTGAAAACGGCCGCATCAACTTAAGCGATTTTGTCGGAGTTGGCGATTCCGAAGATTTTTACAAATTTACTCTGAACACCAATAGCGATTTAAACTTGCGTCTCGACGGTTTGACAGGGGATGCTGACTTACATCTGATTCAAGATAATAACCGTAACGGTATATTTGAGTGGAGTGAAATTATTAGCAGGTCTATTAACTACGACAGCACACCAGAAAACATTAATTTATTAGGTCTAAATCCAGGGACTTACTATGTCAGAGTCTCTAGCTTCTGGAATGAGTCAACAAATTACAACCTGACTCTAGCTGCAACAAGTTCTGCTACAGGTTTTAACAACATTTACGGATACGGTTTGGTAGATGCAAATGCAGCAGTTTCCGGCTCGGTGAACAGTTTAACTTTATTCCCAGCAGTTCCAAATTTTGGTGGAAATAATTGGGGACGAGACCTTGTAAATGCGCCGGAAGTGTGGAATCAGGAAATTACAGGAAAGGGCATCGTAGTAGCTGTGGTCGATGGCGGTGTTGACTACACCCATCCCGATTTAAACGGCAATATTTGGCGGAATCCGGGTGAAATCCCCGGCAACGGCATTGACGACGATCGCAACGGATTTATTGATGATATCGGGGGTTGGGATTTTGTGTCTAATGATAACAACCCGATGGATGAGTCTATCGACGGTCACGGGACTCACGTAGCAGGTATCATCGCCGCAGAACGAAATGATTTTGGCATCACGGGAGTTGCCTACAATGCCCAGATTATGCCTGTGAGAGTATTGCCCAAATTTGATACGGGGAATTGGAATAATGTTGCTGCTGGAATTCGCTATGCTGCCAATAATGGAGCTAATATCATTAACCTCAGCTTGGGAAATAATACTGAGCCTATACCCGCGGTAGACGCCGCAATTCAGTACGCCACAGACAAAAAAGTTGTTGTTGTCATGTCAGCCGGAAATAAGAGTTCTCCTCAACCGGGCTATCCAGCTATTAATGCCGATCGCTTCGGAATAGCCGTGGGAGGAATTGACAGAAATAACAAAATGTATTCATCCTCTAACCTCGCAGGCTTCCGACCTTTGGATTACCTAGTTGCACCGGGAGTAGACATCTATTCTACAACTCCTAATAACACCTACAAAACGTTTAACGGCACGTCGATGGCAACCCCTCACGTAGCGGGTGTAGTGGCTTTAATGTTGAGTGCCAATCCAACTCTTACTCCGGCTCAAGTTGAGTACATCTTGACGACTACAGCCAACCGAAATGGGATAACAGTCTAGAAACAACAAGCAGCAATCATTCAGAAACATTAGTCGATCGCCCGCGCCACCCCGCTAATCTGTCTTGTTAGGAGTTCCGGGGGCGATCGCTCGTCAATTGACCAAATTTACAATTTTAGGGTGAGGATTTATGACTATTACTCGTGTTTCTGTAGACTCAGCAGGCCAGGGGGCGATCGGCATTTCCCAGATCCCCTCGATCTCAGCCAACGGGCGGTTTGTGGCATTTTCATCTGAGGCAGCCAACCTCGTGCCGGGAGACACTAACAATCGCAGCGATATCTTCGTGCGCGACTTGTCAACCAACACCACCACCCGCGTCTCTGTTGACTCAGCAGGCAATCAAGGAAACGACACCTCCGGCAGTCCCTCCATTTCAGCCGACGGGCGGCTTGTCGCGTTTACATCTTTTGCCCCCAACCTCGTGCCGGGAGACACTAACAATCGCAGCGACATCTTCGTGCGCGACTTGTCAACCAACACCACCACCCGCATCTCTGTAGATTCAGCGGGCAATCAAGGGAACGGCGGTGTGCTGATTGGCTTCTTCATTCCCTCAATCTCAGCCAACGGGCGGTTTGTAGCGTTTGAATCTTATGTCCCCAACCTCGTGCCGGGGGACACTAACAATCGCAGCGACATCTTCGTACGCGACTTGTTAACCAACACCACCACCCGCGTCTCTGTTTCAGCGGCAGGCAATCAGGCGATCAACCACTCCTCAAACCCTTCCATCTCAGCCGACGGGAGGTTTGTGGCATTTTCATCTGAGGCATCCAACCTCGTGCCGGGGGACACTAACAATAACGACGATATCTTTGTGCGCGACTTGTTAACCAACACCACCACCCGCGTCTCTGTTGACTCAGCAGGCAATCAGGGCAACGGCGACTGCTTCAAGCCCTCGATCTCAGCCAACGGGCGGTTTGTGGCATTTTCATCTGATGCCAGCAACCTTGTGCTGGGAGACACTAACAATACCAGCGATATATTCGTGCGCGACTTGTCAACCAACACCACCACCCGCGTCTCTGTTGACTCAGCAGGCAATCAGGGGAACGATGGCTCCAATTTCTCCTCCATATCAGCCGACGGGCGGTTTGTGGCGTTTTCATCTGAGGCATCCAACCTCGTGCCGGGAGACACTAACAATAACGAGGATATCTTCGTGCGCGATTTGTCAACCAATACCACTACCCGCGTCTCTGTAGATTCAGCAGGCAATCAGGGGAACGCTCTTTCCTACATCCCCTCCATCTCAGGCGACGGGAACAGAGTAGCATTTTCATCTGATGCCTCCAACCTCGTGCCGGGAGACACCAATAGTCGCGACATCTTCGTTGTTGACTTAACCAACACTCCAAGCAGCACGAATAACTCTCCAAACGTCATCAACGGCACGAACGGCAACGACAACCTCACAGGCACTCCGAGCAACGATACCATCAGCGGTTTGCGAGGTAACGACATTCTCAATGGGGGCGGCGGCAACGATATTCTCATCGGTGGCAAAGGTTTTGACACGCTCAACGGCGGTTTAGGCAACGATATTCTCACCGGTGGCGCGGGCAATGACACATTTGTTTTAGGTGCGGGTTTTGGAATTGATACCATCTCTGATTTCACCAAAGGTCAAGATACCGTGCAATTAATTAACGGTTTGAACTTCGGACAGCTATCAATTTCCGCAGGAACTAACGGCACATTAATTAAAGTAGCCAGCAGCGGCGAAGTTTTAGCTGCTTTGACTGGCGTTGCTCCCAACCTCCTGGGCCCTGGAGATTTCCTGTCTGTTTAGGACTGAAAATTAAATAACTTACAATCTTTATTGTTCTTGTGGGATGGGCGTCCCGCCCGTCAAGAAAGGACGGGCGGGACGCCCATCCCACAAACTTGTGTAAATTATTTAATTCGCGATCCTGAGATATCTGTTGATCGATCGCAGATCGCCCATCAAGCACAAAATGGGTCGTCAACAAAGGACGGGCGGGACGCCCATCCCACAAACTTGTGTAAATTATTTAATTCGCGATCCTGAGATATCTGTCGATCGATCGCAGATCGCCCATCAAGCACAAAATGGGTCGTCAACAAAGGACGGGCGGGACGCCCATCCCACAAACTTGTGTAAATTATTTAATTCGCGATCCTGAGATATCTGTCGATCGATCGCAGATCGCCCATCAAGCACAAAATGGGTCGTCAACAAAGGACGGGCGGGACGCCCATCCCACAAACTTGTGTAAATTATTTAATTCGCGATCCTGAGATATCTGTCGATCGATCGCCGATCGCCCATCAAGCACAAAATGGGTCGCGAGTACGAAGAGTCTTGTCGATCGACCTTTAGCCGATGGTGAGTAAAATTTTTACTGCCAACTTTTATGATGGTTTTTCTGTCTAAATTCATATGATTTATGTGCTTTTTTGAGCGATATTGCTACCGATTAGAAATGTAAATATAAATTATTTTAATTATTAGTCTTACTAATATAATAGAATGCTTGACACTAATAATTTAATTGGGTAGATTTAATTTATAGGATGTTTATTTATCAATTCACACAAATTATCTGCAATAAGTCTTGTCTGGTGCGTCAGATATTCAGATTTTAGCGAATATTTTAATTAATAATCTGACGCGCCGCGCGACTGCTTAAATTTTGCAAGCAGCCGAATTTTATTTCGCACATTCTATCTGATTTTTATCTCAAATTTAGGTGCATTTAGATGGGACAGATAATTATTAATGAATTCCGGCGGGGTACGGGAGACTTTACAGGTAACGAGTATGTAGAGTTACTGCTGACAGAAGATTTAACAGCTACCCAGCTTCAGAGCTATTTTGTTGGCGACTCAACTGCTCCAACAACAGCTAAATACTCGGCTTACAAATTTACCAATATGGCAAGTATTGCTCCTGTGTTTAAAGCAGGTACAATAATTGCGATCGGCGGTGCGCCCGCAAATCAAGAAATTGTCTACAACCCCACACCGTCGGGAACAAATAACGATTGGAACATTCGATTGAGTCCCGAGGGTGGATTTTTGAGCAAGCTGCTCCCAGTCGGAAATTTTGATGGGGATTTCGCAGCTTCTGATATTGTTTATGTTGATAATGGTAGCACTACGAGTACGGATACAGTAGATGCGATCGCCTGGAGGACAGCGGGAACCCACGGAGCCTTTGGAAATGCAGCTAAGGTACAAATTGCCGCACCAGGAAACGGGCGTAATGTCGAGTTTTCCAGTGCTATTGGCGGCATCAACAGAACTGCTAATTATGCTGTCAACAGTCCCGGTTCCGTGGGTTTACCCAACGGCGGAATTAACACTATTTATATTGATAGCCTCCGCAACCCGCAAGTCAATAGCGCTCCGACTTTGGCAAATTCTAATTTTAATACACTTCCCCCGATTAACGAAGACACAGCCAATGCAGCTAACACAGGTTTTAGTATTTTTGCGATCGCTAGCGAGTTAGGTGCCGATGCTAATGGCGATGCTTTGGGTGTTGCAGTCACCGCCGCCGACAATACTAACGGCAACTGGCAATTTTCAACTAATGGTAATACTTGGATAAATTTCGGCGCTTTGTCGGAAAGTTCAGCAACGGTACTCGGCCCGACTCGTCTTTATAATGGGTTGCTGGGTAACACTCCCAGCGCTCAAAATTGGCTGTCTTTGAACAACTTAAATCCTCTAACTCCCAGCGTTACTGCTGCGGAAATATTTAGCGGTAATGGAGCTAATTTAAACAGCACTGCTGCCAATAGCATCTATGCTGGCTATACCAAAAATTCTGCAAATACATCATTTCCTGCACTCGATCGCAATTCTGGGTTTAGCTTGTCTTTCAATCTGCAAATTATCTCGGAATCCCGCAGCAATCCAAATCAGGCTGGTTTTAGCATTGTTGCGGTTACTAGCGATCGCAAAGCAATTGAGATCGGTTTCCAGCAGCTATCTGCAATGTCTGGCAATATCTTTGCCCAAGGTGACGGCATTACTCCCAACCCGGGCGGACAAACTAACGGCTTATTTTTGGCAGCAGAAAATGCTTCTTACAACACAAATATTGCTACTAACTACACTCTGAGAGTTCGAGGTGACAATTACTTTCTTTCAGACGGTAGCGATATTATACTAACAGGGACACTGCGAGATTATTCGGCATTTAGCGGTGCGATCGATCCTTACGAAACTCCTAATTTTATATTTTTAGGTGACAACACAACTTCGGCACAAGCTAACATCAACTTGACACAAGTTTCTCTGGTAACGCCTGCGAGAGTGCGCTTTGTACCCAACCCAGACTATTACAGCATTCCCGGAAGCGAACCAAAAATTACTTTTCGGGGGTGGGATGGAAGTAATGAAGCAGGTAACGGTACTGCGGGCGTTGATGCTTCAGTTACTGGGGGAACAACGGCGTTTAGCACTAATAGTTTGACATATTCGATCGCAGTTAATCCAGTCAACGATGCACCTGCGTTTGTCAAAGGAGTCGATCGCACTTTCAGCAGCAAATCCGGCCCGCAAAGCATCCCCGGATGGGCGACGGCGATTTCTCCGGGCCCGGCTGACGAATCGGGACAAACCGTGGCATTTCAAGTAGTCGGGAATGACAATGCTGCTTTGTTTAGCGTATTACCTGCGATCGCAGGGGCGGGCACATTAAGCTTTACACCGGTGCCGGGGGCGATCGGCAGTGCTAATATAACTCTAAACCTGAGAGATAATGGCGGTACAGATAACGGCGGTATCGATACTTCCGCCAACCAAACTTTTACTATCAACCTCACGAATCCAGGCACATTTAACTTCAGCAACGCCAACTACAGCGTCAATGAAAACGGTACATTTGCCACAATTACGGTTACTCGCACCGTTAATAATGTGGCTGCTGCTGTCAGTTACAGCACAACTAACGGTACTGCTAATCCTGGTAGCGACTACAACCAGACATCGGGAATTTTGAATTTTAGTAGTGGCGAAACTGTTCAAACTTTCACCATTCCCATTGTTGATGATTTGGTAATAGAAGGCAATGAAACTGTTAATTTAGTTCTGAATAATCCCACTAACGAAGCTGATTTAGGATCGATTGATAGTGCTGTTTTGACTATTGTCGATACAACTCCGACTCCGACACCAATTCCGACGCCAATTCCGGCGCCAATTCCCACGCCTGCGGAAACTCCGACGCCAACTCCGGCGCCAACTCCGACGCCAACTCCGACGCCAATTCCCGCGCCAACTCCGACGCCAATTCCCACGCCTGCGGAAACTCCGGCGCCAATTCCGACGCCAATTCCGGCGCCAACTCCGACGCCAATTCCCACGCCTGCGGAAACTCCGACGCCAACTCCGACGCCGATTCCGGCGCCAATTCCCACGCCTGCGGAAACTCCGACGCCAATTCCCGCGCCGATTCCCACGCCAATTCCCACGCCGATTCCCACGCCGATTCCCACGCCAATTCCCACGCCAACTCCCACGCCAACTCCCACGCCAATTCCCACGCCTGCGGAAACTCCGACGCCGATTCCGACGCCAACTCCGACGCCAATTCCGACGCCAACTCCGACGCCAATTCCGACTCCAACTCCGGCGCCAATTCCGACGCCAACTCCGACGCCAATTCCCACGCCTGCGGAAACTCCGACTCCGAAGCCTGCGCCAACTCCGACGCCGAAGCCTGCGGAAATTCCGACGCCTGCGGAAACTCCAACGCCAATTCCGACGCCGACTCCGAAGCCTGCGGAAATTCCGACGCCTGCGGAAACTCCAACGCCAATTCCGACGCCAATTCCGACGCCAATTCCGGCGCTAATTTCGACTCCGAAGCCTGCGGAAATTCCGACGCCTGCGGAAACTTCAACGCCAATTCCGACGCCGACGCCAATTCCGGCGCCAATTCCAACGCCTGCGGAAATTCTGACGCCTATTTCGACTCCGAAGCCTGCGGAAATTCTGACGCCAATTCCGGCGCCAATTCCGACGCCTGCGGAAATTCCGACGCCAATTCCGGCGCCAATTCCGCCGCCTGCGGAAATTCTGACGCCAATTCCGACTCCGACTCCGACGCCTGCGGAAACTCCGACTCCGATTCCAACTCAGACTCCGACGCCTGCGGAAATTCAGAATCAGATTCCAACTCAGACTCCGACGCCTGCGGAAATTCAGAATCAGATTCCAACTCAGACTCCGACGCCTGCGGAAACTTCGACACTGACTCCAACTCTGACTCCGATTCAAATTTTGAGTCAAATTGCGATAATTCCGACGGCTGCGGAAACTCTAATTCCGACGGCTAAACCTGCGGAAACTCCGATCGCCCATCCGAATTATCCCATCGCCCCTGCGGTAATTCCTGCTGTTTCCGAAGACTGTATGTGCGATCGGCTTTCATTACCCGATCGCACTTCCATTCCCCGCCCCAATATCGCTGCAAATAGCCTCAACGCTACAGACAGCAGCGATACTCTCACTGGCGACAATATCAATGACAGCATCAACGGTTTTAACGGCAACGACTTGCTAATCGGCTTATTCGGGAGCGACAATATTTACGGTGGTTTTCCCAGCCCGGTTGCTGTCGGCGCGGATGGAGACAGCGACACGATATTTGGTAACGAAGATAGCGACTACATCGTCGGGCACGCTGGGAATGATGTTATTTATGCGGGGAAAGATGGCGATCGGGCGATCGCGGGCAAAGATGATGATGTAGTTTGGGGCGACAAAGGCAACGATACCTTGGTTGGGGATGCCGGTGGCGATCGTTTATTTGGCGGCACTTCTGATTCATCTAACGGCGATTTAACAGGCAAAGATTTGCTTTTTGGGGATAACGGCAACGACCTTTTATACGGGCAAGAAAGCGCAGATACTCTGGCTGGCGGCGAGGGCGAAGATACAATTTTAGGCGGCAAAGATAACGATCTAATTTTCGGCGGAATTGGCAACGATCTGCTGTTTGGAGATTTGGGAAGTGACATTATTTGCGGCGGCGAAGGCGACGATACAATTTTCGGAGATATTGACAATATCGCGACGGATGGTAGCAGTCAAAAAGATTATTTGTGTGGCCAAAGTGGCAACGATTTAATTTTTGGTAATGAAGATGCAGATAAATTGTGTGGCGGCGACGGTAACGATACTCTCTACGGTGGCAACGGTGAAGATATCTTAATTGGGGGAAGCGGGCGCGATTACTTTTGCTTGAATGGGGGGGAAGGTGGCGATTTCATTGCTGATTTTAGGCAAGGTGAGGATTTATTGGTTTTGAGGGGAGGGTTAGCAGAGTTAAAGGGCGATCGACTCAGCATCGTTCAAAATGGCGGTGCAACCTTCATCAAAATTGCCAACACAAATCAAATTTTAGCTACCCTCAATGGCGTACCAGCTAATCTCATCACTCAACAGGATTTTATCGTAATTGAGTTTCGTTTCTAAATTGAAGATAGGGCTTGAAACCGTTTAGAGGGTGCAAAATCGCATCTGCTGGTGCTGGGGCGCGATCGGCATTCCGACAAGCATAAGCTAAACTGAAAGCAAGCCCTGATTCACCCCAATTTAACTATGCCTCGCTGGTTCAATACCGCTGGCCCCTGCCAGGAAGACATTCATTATACGCTGTCCCCAACACTGCGCTTACCAAGCTTAGAACGATTAATTGCCCAACGCAACTATTTCGTCATCCACGCACCCCGACAAATTGGCAAAACCACTGCCATGTTAGCATTAGCAAAACAACTCACCGATAGCGGACAATACACCGCCGTTATGGTGTCAGTGGAAGTAGGCGCACCTTTCAGTCAAGACATTGCTGGCGCTGAAAATGCCATTCTCGGCGCTTGGCGAGATAATATTGCTTTTCGCCTTCCGAAGGAACTTCAACCTCCTGATTGGACAGGCATCGAGTCAGGACAAAAAATTCGGGCAGCTTTACAGCTTTGGGCACAGGCATCCCCCCGTCCTTTAGTTATTTTGATTGATGAAATTGATGCCTTACAAGACCAGGCTTTGATTTCTATTTTACGCCAATTACGCGATGGTTATCCCAATCGTCCAACAGCTTTTCCTCAATCAGTTGGTTTAATCGGTTTGCGAGATGTGAGAGATTATAAAGTGGCGGCTGGTGGCAGTGACAGGCTGAATACTTCTAGTCCATTTAATATTAAAGTTCGTTCCATCACTATGCGGAATTTTAACGCTGATGAAGTGGTCGAACTCTACAATCAACATACTGAAGATACCGGACAAGTTTTTACAACTGAAGCCTCAGCTTTAGCTTTTGAACTGACTCAGGGACAACCTTGGTTAGTCAATGCGTTAGCTAAAGAAATCGTAGAAGAATTAGTGACTGATGAATCTATATCCATTACAGCCGAACATATTTTAACAGCTAAAGAAATTATTATTAAACGTCAAGATACACATTTAGATAGTTTAGCAGAACGACTCAAAGAAAAGCGAGTTCAAGCCATTATCGAACCAATTTTAGCGGGTTTAGAACTGGGAAATGTACCCAATGATGATATTCAATTTCTGATCGATTTGGGTTTGTGTAAAATGGATCCTCAGGGCGGATTGACTATTGCTAATCCGATTTATCGCGAAGTTTTGCCGCGGGTGCTAACGGTAACGCCAATGGCTTCATTGCCGCAAATTGCACCGAGTTGGTTGACGGCTGAAGGGAAATTAGATACTGAGGCTTTACTGAGAACATTTTTGGACTTCTGGCTGCAACATGGCGAACCCTTGCTCAAGAGTGCCTCCTATCCCGAAATTGCGCCACATTTAGTGCTGATGGCGTTTCTCCATCGGGTGATTAATGGTGGGGGAACTCTAGAGAGGGAATATGCTATTGGGCGCGATCGTATGGATCTGTGTTTGCGCTATGGTGATGTCACATTGGGAATTGAACTCAAGGTGTGGCGCAATCGGAAAGTTGACCCTTTGAGTAAAGGATTGTCACAATTGGATGGGTATTTAGCAAGATTGGGACAAGATAAAGGTTGGTTGGTCATCTTTGATAAAAGAGACAATGCGCTGGAAATAGAAGAAAGACTCAAAACTGAAATTCATCCTAGCCCGTTGGGGCGAGAGATTACAGTTATTCGGGCGTAAGGATTCTTTATGCAAGTTTGAAAGAGCTATAAAATGTTAAAAAATATTTGCGGTAACAGGAATTTTACTCGGATTTTTAAGCGTTATGCTGGGCAGTTTATAGTATTCAGTCTGTCTTTAATTTTAATTCTTGGCAGTGGCAGATTGCTGGAGGCTGTCGGACAGAAAACACCAACAGCAAACTACAAAACTTTTACCGAGTGGTGTGCAAATAAAGCTAAATTAAACTCAGAGACTAGACGTACTGTTGATGCTTTGCTGAAGAAATCTGGAACCAATCAGTGCGAATCAGCTAACCAAAAGCTTTTAAGTCTCGATGAACCATTTCTCAGCATCAATGAAATATCAGACATTAGACCCCTGCAATCCCTGACTAATTTAACGAAACTATCCCTCGGCAATAAAATATCAGACATTACACCACTGAAATTCCTGATTAATCTAACTTTCCTCAACCTCAATGACAATAATATATCAGATATTACCCCGCTGAAATCTCTAACTAACTTAACTGAACTATACGTTAGTATCAATAAAATATCAGATATTACACCCCTGCAATCTCTGACCAAGCTAAGCACACTCGTAATCAGAGAAAATAAAATATCAGATATTACATCCCTGGCATCTCTGGTCAACCTAAATCAAACAAATCTCGGAGACAATAAAATATCAGACATTACACCGATAAAATCTCTGACTAATCTAACTACACTCGAACTCCACAATAATAAAACATCAGATATTACACCCCTGGCATCTCTGATCAACCTAACTAGCCTCAGTCTAGACCGAAATAACATATCAGAAATTACACCCCTAAAATCTTTGACTAATCTAACGAACCTCAGTCTCGTCTTCAATAAAATATCAGATATTACACCGCTGCAATCTCTAACCAACCTAACTATACTCAACCTCAGCGACAATCAAATATCAGACATTACGCCACTGAAATCTCTGATTAAAATACTTTACATCCACCTCACTAATAATCCGATCGCAAATAAAACCTGTCCCCTCAAACCAGAGTCTATCTGTCAGTTTTCCTAATTTTAACAAAATTGGCAAAACACTAACACATCCAAATACCACCACCAGCGTTGAGGAGAAATAGCTTGAGCTTTTCTGATGTCAGCTAAATTGACAAAGCGCGACAACTCACGATAAAAATCGTTTACCTTTTCAATTAATTGCCGATCGCCCTTGGTGAGTAATGTCTTTTCGGATTCACTCAAGTCAGATTCTATTTCTGCGAGGCGATCGCGAATTTGAAGGATTTCTAAGTGTTCTGCACCGCTGACATCAGGAAACTCAACACTAACGCAATACTTGTTTAACACAGAATTGATATGCAAACTGATTTATCCAATAGGTTCGTAGTGAGGACTTTAGTCCTTCTTCGCTTAACTCAAGAACGGACTGAAGTCCGCACTACGAACCAACTAGCAGGTTCGTAGTGAGGACTTTAGTCCTTCTTAGCTTAACTCAAGAACGGACTGAAGTCCGCACTACGAACAGGTTAGTAGTGAGGACTTTAGTCCTTCTTCGCTTAACTCAAGAACGGACTGAAGTCCGCACTACGAACAGGTTAGTAGTGAGGACTTTAGTCCTTCNNNNNNNNNNCAAGAACGGACTGAAGTCCGCACTACGAACAGGTTA of Microcoleus sp. bin38.metabat.b11b12b14.051 contains these proteins:
- a CDS encoding Calx-beta domain-containing protein, which codes for MGQIIINEFRRGTGDFTGNEYVELLLTEDLTATQLQSYFVGDSTAPTTAKYSAYKFTNMASIAPVFKAGTIIAIGGAPANQEIVYNPTPSGTNNDWNIRLSPEGGFLSKLLPVGNFDGDFAASDIVYVDNGSTTSTDTVDAIAWRTAGTHGAFGNAAKVQIAAPGNGRNVEFSSAIGGINRTANYAVNSPGSVGLPNGGINTIYIDSLRNPQVNSAPTLANSNFNTLPPINEDTANAANTGFSIFAIASELGADANGDALGVAVTAADNTNGNWQFSTNGNTWINFGALSESSATVLGPTRLYNGLLGNTPSAQNWLSLNNLNPLTPSVTAAEIFSGNGANLNSTAANSIYAGYTKNSANTSFPALDRNSGFSLSFNLQIISESRSNPNQAGFSIVAVTSDRKAIEIGFQQLSAMSGNIFAQGDGITPNPGGQTNGLFLAAENASYNTNIATNYTLRVRGDNYFLSDGSDIILTGTLRDYSAFSGAIDPYETPNFIFLGDNTTSAQANINLTQVSLVTPARVRFVPNPDYYSIPGSEPKITFRGWDGSNEAGNGTAGVDASVTGGTTAFSTNSLTYSIAVNPVNDAPAFVKGVDRTFSSKSGPQSIPGWATAISPGPADESGQTVAFQVVGNDNAALFSVLPAIAGAGTLSFTPVPGAIGSANITLNLRDNGGTDNGGIDTSANQTFTINLTNPGTFNFSNANYSVNENGTFATITVTRTVNNVAAAVSYSTTNGTANPGSDYNQTSGILNFSSGETVQTFTIPIVDDLVIEGNETVNLVLNNPTNEADLGSIDSAVLTIVDTTPTPTPIPTPIPAPIPTPAETPTPTPAPTPTPTPTPIPAPTPTPIPTPAETPAPIPTPIPAPTPTPIPTPAETPTPTPTPIPAPIPTPAETPTPIPAPIPTPIPTPIPTPIPTPIPTPTPTPTPTPIPTPAETPTPIPTPTPTPIPTPTPTPIPTPTPAPIPTPTPTPIPTPAETPTPKPAPTPTPKPAEIPTPAETPTPIPTPTPKPAEIPTPAETPTPIPTPIPTPIPALISTPKPAEIPTPAETSTPIPTPTPIPAPIPTPAEILTPISTPKPAEILTPIPAPIPTPAEIPTPIPAPIPPPAEILTPIPTPTPTPAETPTPIPTQTPTPAEIQNQIPTQTPTPAEIQNQIPTQTPTPAETSTLTPTLTPIQILSQIAIIPTAAETLIPTAKPAETPIAHPNYPIAPAVIPAVSEDCMCDRLSLPDRTSIPRPNIAANSLNATDSSDTLTGDNINDSINGFNGNDLLIGLFGSDNIYGGFPSPVAVGADGDSDTIFGNEDSDYIVGHAGNDVIYAGKDGDRAIAGKDDDVVWGDKGNDTLVGDAGGDRLFGGTSDSSNGDLTGKDLLFGDNGNDLLYGQESADTLAGGEGEDTILGGKDNDLIFGGIGNDLLFGDLGSDIICGGEGDDTIFGDIDNIATDGSSQKDYLCGQSGNDLIFGNEDADKLCGGDGNDTLYGGNGEDILIGGSGRDYFCLNGGEGGDFIADFRQGEDLLVLRGGLAELKGDRLSIVQNGGATFIKIANTNQILATLNGVPANLITQQDFIVIEFRF
- a CDS encoding ATP-binding protein, whose amino-acid sequence is MPRWFNTAGPCQEDIHYTLSPTLRLPSLERLIAQRNYFVIHAPRQIGKTTAMLALAKQLTDSGQYTAVMVSVEVGAPFSQDIAGAENAILGAWRDNIAFRLPKELQPPDWTGIESGQKIRAALQLWAQASPRPLVILIDEIDALQDQALISILRQLRDGYPNRPTAFPQSVGLIGLRDVRDYKVAAGGSDRLNTSSPFNIKVRSITMRNFNADEVVELYNQHTEDTGQVFTTEASALAFELTQGQPWLVNALAKEIVEELVTDESISITAEHILTAKEIIIKRQDTHLDSLAERLKEKRVQAIIEPILAGLELGNVPNDDIQFLIDLGLCKMDPQGGLTIANPIYREVLPRVLTVTPMASLPQIAPSWLTAEGKLDTEALLRTFLDFWLQHGEPLLKSASYPEIAPHLVLMAFLHRVINGGGTLEREYAIGRDRMDLCLRYGDVTLGIELKVWRNRKVDPLSKGLSQLDGYLARLGQDKGWLVIFDKRDNALEIEERLKTEIHPSPLGREITVIRA